CGGGTCGCGGGACAAAGCGGTGCTTCAATTGATGTCCGCTTAGCTTTATCGTGATGCTCACAAAATTGCAGACTCGCAGCGAGGCAGATTTGAAGACGATTGGTATTCTTGGCGGCATGTCCGCCGCTTCTACGCAACTCTACTATGCCGAACTCTGCAGGCTCACCCGTGATAGACTTGGCGGCCTGCATTCGCCCCAATTGATCATCCGTTCCTTGGATTTTGCCGAGATCGAAGTGCTTCAGGCAAAGGGCAATTGGGAGCGAGCGGGAGACATCTTGAATGAGGAGGCCAAAGCCCTCGAGCGTGGCGGTGCCGATATTCTGGTACTTGCGACCAACACGATGCATAAGCTCGCAGATCAGATGATGTCCGGTGTCGGGATTCCTTTGCTTCACATTGCTGATGCAACGGCAAAAGCAATTCGCGATGCGGGACTATTGCGTCCCGGTCTCATGGCAACGGCCTTCACAATGGAGCAGGACTTTTATACGGGACGTCTACGAGAAGCTGGTCTTGAGCCGGTCTTGCCAAACGAGTCCGACCGAGCAGAAACGCATCGCATCATTTATGAAGAGCTCTGCAAAGACATCACTACGCCCAGCAGCGAAGCTGAGTACGTGCGTATTGCAAGCCGCCTTGGTGACGAAGGCGCGGATTGTTTGATCCTCGGCTGCACCGAAGTTGGCATGCTGCTCAATCAAGGCAACGTCTCGGTTCCGGTGTTCGACACGACCCTGGTCCACTGCGAAGCAGCTTTGGATCAAGCTTTCCAGTGACGATTGGTCGTCGGTTTGGATTTGCCTCAAAACAGAGAACGGGCGTCCGCTTCGGTTCGACTTATGAACAAGTTGGGCTCAATACCGCCGTCCGCCGCTTGCACCTAGCGAGCGAAGGTGCTCACTCATAGTCACTCAAATCCTCCGGCGCGTGCAGAAGCGTTGTGTCGTATTTCGTCAGATCATCCTCCATCACCAGCCACGGCAGCTTGCCTTTCCAATTCACGTGAAAGGTCGGGGTGAACTTGGTCGGATCTTCCAGCGACGCCGCATAAAGGTGCATCCCGCCGGCATAGTGGTCGGCTTCAAACCCCATTGGTGCGCCGCAGTCGGCGCAGAAGTGACGGAACACGCCTTTGGAGCTTTCCAGAGTCTTGGGCGTCTGCCCTGTCCAACGGAAGTTTCTCAGCGGCACGCCAAGCCAGGCCACAACAGGGGCTGAGCAATTGCGGCGGCAATCATCGCAGTGGCAGAAGCACTCCCACGTGGATTCCCCCTCGTATTCCCAAGTGGTTTTTTTACAGAGGCAAAAGCCGCGCGTGATCAATGGTTCTCTCCTCTTTTTCAGAATCTTAGCTGTGTTCAGCGGCATGCCGAGTGTCCAAATGCGACCCTCAGCGGACCATCAACGCAGAAACCCAACTTGACATGACACCAAATGGTATCTTATAGATTCGCAATACCAAATGGTATTACTTTAACCACAAGGCCAGCCCAATGACCGATCTGCAACCCGTCTTCCGCGCTCTTGGCGATCCAACTCGTCGCGACATTCTGCGCATGTTGGGGGAAACTCCAATGACCATCGCACAGGTGTCAGAGCATTTTGACATGACCCGAGCAGCCGTGAAAAAGCACCTCGTGGTTCTGTCTGATGGCGGCCTGATCCACGTCGAAAAACGCGGCCGCGAAGCAATAAATTCCCTCAACGCAACGGCTTTGCGCCCTGTTTTTGATTGGGTTGGCTGGTTTGACCGGTTCTGGGACGACCGTTTGGAAGCTTTGAAATCTGCTATTGAAAAGGACGCTGCCAATGACACTGGATATGACAATGGCTGACACAGCAATTCAAAAATCGGTCTACCTCCCTGCGCCCCGCAAGCGCGTGTGGGAGTTTCTGACCAAAGCCGATCTTCTGAACAAATGGTTCCATCCGGCGCAGAAAGATCTGGCCGAGGGCGAGGACTATCTGCTCACCTCGCAGAAGGATGGCGATCGGATGTGTTGGGGAACCGTTCAGGAAATGTCGCCGTATGACTACATGAAATGGAGCTTCACCGTTGGCCCGATGAATGGCGCGATGACAACGGTGGAGTGGCGTCTGGAAGATGCGCCCGGAGGCACCAAATTGACGCTTGAACACAGTGAGTTGCCCACCGATTCCGAGGGCTACGGCCTCGTGCTGGCGCTCGACAAAGGCTGGCACGGCTTTCTGCTCAATCTGCACGACATGCAGTGAGTGCCCTCTTGCGCCAGCGGTCTCAGGACTGCCGGCGCACTTTCCGCGCAGGAACCGGAACAGGATCGCTCAGCAGAACAGGCAGGGCATCACGTTTGCCTCCACCGGATCCATCGTCGTGATGCGCCATGCGCATTATCGAATAGGCAAACTGGACACTGGCAAACACGATGCCATTCAGGAACCACAACACAAAAAGCGCAAGGAAACCGCCTTCAGTGTGCATCACAAGATGTGCGAGGTTTGCAACGTCGAGCCACAAAAGCAGAGCGACAAAGACCGCAGAAACACCAAACCCGATCAAGACTTGTGTGATGTAAAGACGAACCAACTTGGGCATGACAAAACCTCTTTCCCTATGGGAAAGCTTAGTATGTCCTGAGCTGATTTGAAAATCACGTCAGCGCGACGAAACAGCGCTAGATCAAAAGGCTTCGGGCCTCGCCTCACGCGCCATGTGATCCAGAACGGCATTCACGAACTTGCCTTCCTTGCCTTCGGGAAAGAAGGCAGCTGCGATGGCAACATACTCGGTGATGACAACTTTGGGCGGGGTGGTGCTTTGCAACAGCTCCGCACCAGCCGCACGGAAAAGAGCCCGCAAGGTTGGATCGATACGGTTTATCGGCCACTTGGCCACCAAGGCACGGTCCGTCATTTGGTCGATCGGCGCCTGGTAATTCACCGCGTCACCGAGAGTTTTCACGAATAGATCGTGATCTCCCTCGATCATGTCGGTCGCGTCATCAACTTCCGCACCAAACCGGAAATCCAGAAACTCCACACGCACCTGATCGACCGTCTGGCCGGTGGTTTCCATCTGAAACAAAGCCTGCACCGCATACAGGCGGGAGGCAGATTTCATCTTGCGTTTCTGGTTACCGGAAAGGGTCATGCGGTGGGTGTATCCTTGGATTGACCAGCGAGTTTGTATTCCTCGGCATCGGGAACGAACCCCACGCCTTTGCGCTGAGCGCCCCACTTACGGCTCAACGCAACAAGATGCAAGGCCGCAGCTGCAGCGCCACCACCTTTGTTTTGATCCGCCGGATCGGCCCGAACTTCCGCCTGCTTTCTATTCTCGACTGTCAGGATACCATTGCCGATGCAAAGGCCCTGCAAGCCCAGCAGCTGGATCGCTCGCGAACTGTCGTTGCAGACGGTTTCATAGTGCGTGGTCTCGCCGCGGATCACGCAACCCAGCGCGACATATCCGTCAAAATTGGACATCCGTTCCGCAATGCCGATTGCAGTCGGGATTTCCAAGGCTCCAGGCACTTCGACAACTTCGTAAGAGCCCCCACAAGCCTCAATCTCCGCGACAGCGCCGGACAGCATGTTGTCTGCAATGTCCTTGTAGTAAGGCGACATCACAATCGCCAGCTTGACCGGCTTGTCAAATTCCGCCCGGGGCATGATGTAGTGTTTTTCTGAGCCAGCCATGTTCTATTCCTCCGCCAGGATCGGGCGCGTGCCCACTATCGACAATCCGTAAGCATCCAGACCCAGATATTTGGTCTGCGGACTATCGGTCAACAACACCAGTTCCGAACATCCGAGGTTGGACAAAATCTGTGCGCCAAGACCGGTGCGTTTGACCGTGCGCGGGCCCTCGTCCTCGTCCGCATAGAGACTGTGGCGAGGCTCTCGGAACAGGCACACAGCCCCCCGCCCCTCTGCCGCAATCTTTTTCATCGCCGCAGGTAGCTCACGCGCTGACTTTGGTCCAAGCCCGAGGATATCGCTTGCTTCGTGCAATGCATGCGTGCGTACCAGAACCGGTTCGTCATTTGTGATATCGCCTTTGATCATGACAACGTGCTCGATGCCGTGAATCTGATCCGTAAAGATGCGCATGTCCCATTCGCCGCCGAATTCGGACTGCACCATTTCCTGTTTGGTCTGCACAACTTCGTTGTCGTTGCGGGATCGATAAGCGATCAAATCGCTGATCGTGCCAATCTTCAAGCCATGCTCTTTTGCGAATGCGACCAGCTCCGGCAAACGCGACATAGTACCATCGTCATTCATGATTTCGCAGATCACAGCGCTTGGGTGACAGCCCGCAAGGCGGGAAATATCAACCGATGCCTCGGTGTGGCCGGCGCGCACCAAGACGCCACCCCGTTTTGCCCTCAACGGAAACACATGTCCTGGCGTTGCGATTGCGGCCATTGTGTTCTGTTCATTGATCGCCGTAGCAATCGTCAGTGCACGATCCGCTGCTGAAATGCCGGTGCTGACTCCCTCGCGCGCCTCAATTGAAACGGTGAATGCGGTCTCGTGACGGGATGAATTGTTTACCGCCATCATCGGCAGCCCGAGCCGGTCGATGCGCTCGGCTGTCATCGGCAAGCAGATCAGCCCACGACCGTGCGTGGCCATGAAGTTGATCGCATCGGCGTCGGCGAACTCAGCCGGAATAATCAGATCACCCTCGTTTTCGCGATCTTCGTGATCAACAAGGATGTACATCTTGCCATTGCGAGCGTCGGCAATGATGTCTTCTATCGGGCTGATGGCATCGCGCAGGCTCTGCTCCACCGGGCCGGGTTTTTCAAAGGACATTGGCAGTCTCCGTCTGTTGGGGCCGAGATAGACCATGCCCCGTCCAATTGAAAGTGCGTGCGCGACGGCATTTCGTTCAAAAACGCAAGGAAACCTTGCGCCTTTGCACGTTTCGACGGGACCATCCCTGTGATTTAGCCCTGCATCTCCGCAAGACGGGCCACGTAGCGCGCCAGAGTATCAATCTCAAGATTGATCGCGTCTCCCACTTTGGCTTTTCCCCAGGTGGTGACTTCCTTGGTGTGCGGTATGATGTTGATACCGAACTCGCGACCGTCGACTTCGTTTACCGTCAGCGAGGTTCCATTGAGCGCGACAGACCCCTTTGGCGCAATAAATTTTGCCAGCGCTTCGGGAGCGCGGAAAGTAAACCGGGTACTGTCACCTTCGTCCTGCATGGCAATCAGCTCTGCAACTCCATCGACGTGGCCTGAAACAATATGCCCACCTAGTTCGTCGCCAACTTTCAGGGCGCGTTCTAGGTTGACGCGTTTTCCTTCTTCCCAATCCCCAAGGTTGGTTTTGGAAACGGTTTCGGCGCTGATCTCGACGTCGTACCAGTCAGGCCCGAGTTCCACGACCGTTAGGCAAACCCCGTCACTCGCGATGGACGCTCCCATATCGATACCCGAGGTGTCATAGCTCGTGCCAATCCGCGCACGCAGATCACCACGCTTTTCCAGTTCGCGCACTTCGCCAATATCAGTGATGATTCCCGTGAACATTCTGGGGCTCCTCGGATATGTAAATCGCCCAAAGTCCTACTCGCGCCCGTCTCGCGACACAACCCGTGACCTTTGATCCGCAGCGTATCGTCCGTCTGCCGTAATTCTGCCTCAGGAAAGTGGTAACGCTTTTGAAACGCTTGCACTATAACGGCGCTCCAATGACCCGAGAAGCAGACACAAAACGCGTATTCATGTTCCTGCAAGGCCCACACGGGCCGTTCTTCCGCAGGCTTGCCAGGATGCTGCAACGCTCCGGCGCAGAAGTGTTGCGGGTCGGCTTTAACGCTGGCGACAGCGTGTTCTGGCCAAGCCGCAGTACATTTCACGCTTACCGCGGGACCCTCGAAGGATGGCGCGCCCACTTTCAAAACCTCGCCACTGAAAAAGGTGTCACCGACATCGTTCTTTACGGCGATGTCCGCCCGATTCACGCGCAGGCGATCGAGATCGCCCGAGAAATGGGTTTGTGTGTTCATGTCTTCGAGGAGGGCTATTTGCGCCCTTATTGGGTGACCTACGAGCGTGGCGGATCAAATGGCCACTCTCGACTGATGTCGATGGACATCGCACAAATGACAAAAGCGCTGGAAGGGGCGGACCTCGACACGCCGATGCCACCTGCGCATTGGGGCGATATGCGGCAACACGTCTTTTATGGCGCCCTCTACCACTTCTTTGTGATGTTCGCGAATTGGCGTTACCGGAACTTCCGCCCGCACCGCTCGCTGACGGTGGCAGAAGAGTTTGCCCTCTACATCAAACGACTTGTGCTGATGCCTTTCCAAGCGATTGAACGCCGTTTCGCGACGCTGCGCATTCGGTTCGGCGGCTTCCCCTACCATCTGGCGCTATTGCAACTTGAACATGACAGCAGCTTCCAGAAACACTCGCCATTCGACAGCATGACGGATTTTCTCGCTCTGCTGGTTGAGAATTTTGCGGCGGGAGCCCCCAAGCATCACCACCTTGTTTTCAAAGCGCACCCACTGGAGGATGGTCGGGCTCCCTTGCGCAAAGAGATCAAACGCCTGGCAAAACAACACGGTATTTCCAATCGCGTTCATTGGGTCAGGGGAGGCAAACTTGCCCAGCTTCTGAATGACGCCCGCACTGCGGTAACCGTCAATTCCACAGCCGCACAGCAGGTGCTTTGGCGCGGGATTCCGCTCAAGGTATTCGGCGACGCCGTCTACAACCAACCAGAATTCGTCAGCACGCAACCGCTTCCGGAGTTTTTCGCAGGCGCGACCCGTCCGGACAACCAAGCCTACAAAATCTACCGCCGCTTCCTATTGGAAACCAGCCAAGTGCCCGGCGGCTTTTATTCCTCCGCAGGCCGCCGCCAACTGATGCGACAAGTGGTTGATATGATGCTTTCGCCCCACGATCCTTACGAAGCCCTTGAGGCCGGCACAGCGGCACCAAGGCAACAGTTGCGACTGGTGACCTGACCGACACAAGGTCTAGCGCTGGATTTTTGGTTTGGATTCCGCTAAGTTGCGGTCAAAACCTGAGGCAGAACAATAACAGGTCGAGGAGACCGAGCAGTGAAATCCATCCAAAATCGTTGGGTGAAGTGCGCCTGTGCGCTGGCCATATCTTGCTCAGTGGCCAGCTGTACTCTCGTGCCACGATCCGGACCCAGCAAACGCGAAATTTACGCCGGATCCGTCCAGCAAGAGGGCGACGCCTTTATCGTTGCGGTAAACGACCGTGTGACGCGCGCAACAGCGGTTGTCCCGGCCCTTGGCTTCTCAGACGGGTTCAAAAACGCCGGACAGCTCGGATCAGACACGATCCGCCCGGGCGACATTCTCTCGCTAACGATCTGGGAGAACGTCGACAAACCGCTTTTGGGACCGGAAGGTCAAGTTGCTGCGATCCTTGAAGAAGTTCAGGTCGATGGCTCCGGATTTATCTTTGTGCCTTATGCGGGTCGTATTCGCGCCGCAGGGAACACTCCCGAGGGCATCCGTCGCATCATTTCTTCCAAGCTCGAAGAACAGACCCCCGATCCACAAGTCGAGGTGCGCCGTGCTGCCGGTGATGGCGCCACGGTTTCCTTGGTCGGAACGGTGGGTGCGCAAGGCGTCTACCCTATCGAACGCCCGACACGAACACTTTCCACAATGCTCGCTCATGCGGGTGGCGTAACGATTGTTCCTGAAATCGCGCAGATCACCGTTCTGCGTGGAAGCACATCCGGCAAGATCTGGTTTCAGGACCTCTACGAAAATCCCCAACTCGACATCGCCCTGCGTGGGGGTGACCGCATTTTGGTTGAAGAGGACACCCGCGCATTTACTGCTTTGGGCGCCACCGGCACCCAAAGTCGTGTGAATTTCTTTTCCAGAGACCTCTCCGCAATCGAAGCGCTGGCGCAAGTCGGCGGTCTGTTGCCAACATCAAGTGATCCCACCGGCGTGTTTGTCTTCCGAAACGAAGCAGAGCCTGTTGCCAATCAGGTTCTCGGTCGTGGCGACTTAAGTGGCGCGCAGCGTATGGTCTATGTGCTCGATCTCACGCAGCCGAACGGAATGTTCATGGCTCGCGATTTCGTGGTACGCGACGGCGACACGCTCTATGTGACCGAGGCGCCGATCACCACTTGGAACAAAACCATCGCTTCGATCACTGGCACACTCACCTCGGCGGATACGCTGTTGGCTGTGGGCGGACTTGGCACAGGTGGATAAAGGCCACAACGAGAATGAACTCCAAGCCGCCGGGGCCAACGACCCCCGGCGGCTTTTTGCATTCAACGGCGGGTTCTTTCAGCAAAAACGGCTGCGCCGCATCATCGAGCTGGCAGGCTACGAGCTGAAATTCGGCAAACCTGACGAAGACGACCTTATCGCCATCTGGGGACAAAGCCCGACCAGCCATCGCGGCGAAGCCGTATCAGATCGCACCGGCGCAAACTGTCTTTATTTCGAGGACGCGCTTTTGCGGTCCCTACATCCCGGTCGCGTAAAAAAAGAGCCCCCTGTCGGTCTAATGATAGACGCCAAGGCACCCCATTTTGATCCATCAACACCGTCTGATCTCGAAAGGTTGCTTGCGAACCACCCTCTTGATGACACCGCGCTTTTGAACCGTGCACGCGGAGCAATAGAACGCATCAAAGAAGCCCATCTCACAAAATACTGCGCGGTTGAAACCGATCAGGACATCCCCGCGCCCGGATATGTTCTGGTGATCGACCAGACCCGCGGAGACGCATCAGTGACCGCATCAGCCCCTGGCGACGGCATCGCCGAGAGCCGTTTCCGGGAGATGCTGATCATGGCGCAGGAAGAACACCCCGGGTGCCCGGTCCTGATCAAAACCCATCCGGAAACGCAACATGGCGCGCGTTCGGGATACTTCGGACCTGATGATGAAACCGACCGAGTTTCACTTTATTCGGAACCGGTCAGCCCATGGCAGCTGTTTGAAGGTGCCGTCGGCGTATACACTTTCTCTTCCCAGTTGGGCTTCGAAGCCATTTTTGCTGGCCACAAACCACGCGTTTTTGGTCAGCCTTTCTACATCGGCTGGGGCCTTACATCGGACGAATACCCCCTCCCCCGCCGTCATCGCCAACTGACGCGCGCGCAACTTTTTGCCGCCGCGATGATCCTATATCCCACATGGTATGATCCTTACGGTGACCAATTGTGCGAGCTCGAGGATGCTATCGAGCAACTCGCCGCACAGGCCCGCACCTGGCGGGAAGACCGACATGGATGGACCGCACACGGTATGCGGCTTTGGAAGCGAAAACCCCTGCAAAGTTTCTTTGGCTCGGAAAAGTCGCCGGTATTCAACCGTCAGCGCGATGACCGCCCGGCCATGGTTTGGGCAAGCAAGGCAGGTCCCGAAGGTGCACTTCGTGTCGAAGACGGTTTCCTGCGCTCCCGTGGTCTCGGAGCTGAACTCGTTCCGCCACTGTCGCTGGTATGTGACGATCTTGGTATCTACTACGATCCATCCGGTGAAAGCCGACTGGAGCGTTTGATCGCGAAGCGCGCCACTCTTCGCCCTGATCAGGACCTCAGAGCCGATCGGCTGATCCAGTCTTTGCGTGACCTAGGCTTGAGCAAATATAATCTAGGTGGTGACACACCAGACCTTCCGGCGGGGCGACGCATACTCGTTCCCGGACAGGTCGAAGATGATGCTTCGATCGTTGCCGGTACTTCCGCAATCAGAACAAATCTCGATCTCCTGCAGGCCACGCGCGCTGCAAATCCGGACGCGGTAATTCTTTACAAACCTCATCCGGACGTGGAGGCAGGCCTGCGTGCGGGCGCCATCGAGCAGGACATTGCGGACATGACATTGCCAAACACAGACATGGCGTCACTTCTCGAGAAAATCGACGAAGTCTGGACGATGACATCCCTGTCCGGCTTTGAAGCCCTCATTCGCGGCAAGAAAGTAACCACTTTCGGAGCACCTTTTTACGCCGGTTGGGGCCTGACAACAGATTTGGGCGACGTGCCAGCCCGACGCATAGCGGAACCAAGCCTGCAAGGGTTGGTGCACGCAACGCTGATAGATTACCCGCGCTACAGAGATCCGATAACGGGCCTCCCTTGCGCGGTTGAGGTGGCCCTAGAACGCCTTTCTACCGGTGAAATCCCTCACCCCGGCTGGTCAAACAGAACTCTGTCCAAACTTCAGGGGCTTTTGGCGAGCTATAGCTGGATCTGGCGCTAACCTGCTTAGTGCGGCTCGATCCGATGCCACACCGACATGACGTCTCGCCCGACAGATCGCTGGGACACAAGGTCAAACCTAGGGGCTTCCGCCAATCGCTCAACGCCCATCGCGCCGATTGCGGGGTATCCCTCTGCGCCCAACACCATACCCGCGTTGAATGTGATGAGTTCGTCCACAACGTCCGCAGACAACAAAGACGCGGCCAGCGCACCGCCGCCCTCACAAAAGACGCGTGTCAGTCCCTTTGCGCCAAGGGCTTGCAACAATGACACAGGGGAAATCTGCGCCCCGTGAAGGTCGCAGGGCAGCAACTCCGCTCCGAGATCTTCCCAAGCCTTCAGTAGGTTAGCGTCGGCGTCTGCACCGTGAGCAATCCACACCGGGGTTTCTCGTGCCGTGCGCGCCAGAGTACCCATAAACGGCAGATCCAGTCGCCGCGATACCACCACGCGCACAGGCTGACGCTCCCCCCCCAGTTCCCGAACGGTCAGAGACGGGTCATCAGCGCGCGCCGTCCCTCCGCCGACCATGACCGCGTCATGTCGCATCCGCATCGCATGGACTTCGCGGCGCGCCTCAGGCCCCGTGATCCACTTACTTTCTCCGGTCGCGGTCGCTATCGCTCCGTCCAGTGTGCTTGCCAGTTTCAGAGTTAGAAACGGCCGCCCTAGATCGGTTTTCAGGAAGAACCCCTGCAGATCGCGAGCCGCCTCATCCGCCATCACGCCGGTTTCAACTTCGATCCCCGCGTCGCGCAACATGGCCAGACCGCGTCCCGAAACACGGGCATCGCTGTCCTCAACCGCGACCACGACTCGCGAGACTTGAGCGGCAATGAGAGCTTCTGCGCAGGGTGGCGTTTGTCCATGGTGCGCACAAGGCTCCAGAGTGACATAGACCGTTGCACCACGGGCGGCATCACCCGCCTGCGAAAGAGCCACTGGTTCCGCATGAGGACGCCCGCCCGGCTGCGTCCAGCCACGCCCCACAACGCGGCCATCTTTCACAATGACGCATCCCACTGCGGGGTTGGGCCAGCACTGCCCCTGCCCGCGTCGCCCCAAAGACAACGCGAGCCGCATATACCGATTGTCGGACAAAATTACTCCTCAGGCTGAGTATCCGGACGCAACTCTGAGACGAATTTATCAAAATCATCCGCAGCCTGAAAGTTCTTGTATACGCTGGCGAAGCGCACGTAGGCGACCGTATCGATCCGCGCCAACGCTTCCATGACGATCTCGCCGATCTTATGGCTTTGAATGTCTGTCTCGCCCATACTTTCAAGCCGGCGCACGATGCCGCTGATCATCTGGTCAATGCGTTCTGGTTCCACAGGGCGCTTCTGCATAGAAATCCGAATAGAGCGCTCGAGCTT
This genomic window from Shimia isoporae contains:
- the nrdR gene encoding transcriptional regulator NrdR, with the translated sequence MRCPFCGNIDTQVKDSRPAEDHVSIRRRRFCPACGGRFTTYERVQLRDLVVVKSNGRREDFDRDKLERSIRISMQKRPVEPERIDQMISGIVRRLESMGETDIQSHKIGEIVMEALARIDTVAYVRFASVYKNFQAADDFDKFVSELRPDTQPEE